In a single window of the Ruminococcus albus 7 = DSM 20455 genome:
- a CDS encoding thiamine diphosphokinase, whose product MTDTCVIFAGGDPIRPETADSQLIENSFVICADKGFSLAQDLGIEPDIILGDFDSLKYTPDSDKMISFPPEKDDTDLMLAVGKAIEIGAKKIVIYGACGGRIDHMIGNIACLAMIAESGGSGIIVGDDDILSFYMPGEYTIPYKEGFSLSLFAYSQKVEGLKISGAKYIVDNCTLRDSVTLGVSNEIIPPEAKISFTDGRLLVIQSRL is encoded by the coding sequence ATGACTGATACTTGTGTTATTTTTGCGGGCGGTGACCCTATAAGACCTGAAACTGCCGATAGCCAACTGATAGAAAACTCATTTGTTATCTGTGCTGACAAGGGATTTTCCTTGGCACAAGATCTTGGCATAGAACCTGATATCATACTGGGTGATTTTGATTCACTTAAATATACACCTGATAGTGACAAGATGATAAGCTTTCCTCCTGAAAAGGATGATACAGATCTTATGCTGGCAGTCGGCAAGGCTATTGAGATCGGGGCAAAGAAAATTGTGATATATGGTGCCTGCGGCGGCAGGATAGATCATATGATCGGGAATATAGCCTGCCTTGCTATGATAGCTGAAAGCGGTGGAAGCGGAATTATCGTAGGCGATGATGATATTCTGTCTTTTTATATGCCCGGTGAATATACTATCCCATACAAAGAGGGATTCTCTCTTTCACTGTTTGCTTATTCTCAGAAAGTTGAGGGGCTTAAAATCAGTGGGGCTAAATATATTGTAGATAACTGCACTCTCAGAGATTCTGTTACTCTTGGTGTTTCCAATGAGATAATTCCGCCTGAAGCAAAAATCAGCTTTACTGATGGAAGACTATTGGTTATACAATCCAGATTGTAA
- the spoVM gene encoding stage V sporulation protein SpoVM, with the protein MKVVVVKSPRFISGVLKIIFGIGNEER; encoded by the coding sequence ATGAAGGTTGTAGTTGTGAAAAGTCCGCGTTTTATCTCAGGCGTGCTCAAGATCATATTCGGTATTGGCAACGAGGAAAGATAG
- a CDS encoding carbohydrate ABC transporter permease codes for MNSEEQKKPLYISQIVIKILSYAVLICGCLMVLIPIVVILLGAFKDGKEFANTGVFELPKTFTFENFKTAFFEGKVMQGLFNTFIIIVISCVGTILTGTMTAFIIQRFDSKMTRLIKGAFLLATLLPNISMQVTVFQIISRIGLYNTMAAPIILYVGTDIISIYIFMQFLSQIPVSLDESGIMDGASYPKIYFSIILPNLKPAIATVLIIKFVSIYNDFYTPQLYMQDENLLVVSTVLYKYISSTKIQWEVVFSGIILCIIPTLLIFLLLQKYIYSGLVSGAVKE; via the coding sequence ATGAACAGTGAAGAACAAAAGAAACCGCTCTACATTTCTCAGATAGTTATAAAGATACTTTCTTACGCAGTACTTATCTGTGGTTGTCTTATGGTGCTGATACCGATAGTTGTGATACTACTGGGTGCTTTCAAAGATGGAAAGGAGTTTGCAAACACTGGTGTATTTGAGCTACCAAAGACATTTACGTTTGAAAATTTCAAAACAGCATTCTTTGAAGGCAAGGTGATGCAAGGACTGTTTAATACATTCATCATCATTGTAATATCCTGCGTGGGAACAATACTTACCGGTACAATGACAGCTTTTATCATACAGCGTTTTGACAGCAAAATGACACGCCTTATAAAAGGAGCATTCTTGCTGGCAACGCTTTTACCGAATATATCAATGCAGGTAACTGTCTTCCAGATAATTAGCAGGATAGGACTTTATAACACTATGGCTGCTCCTATAATTCTCTATGTAGGAACTGACATAATCTCGATATACATTTTCATGCAGTTTCTCAGTCAGATACCTGTATCGCTGGACGAAAGCGGTATCATGGACGGAGCAAGCTATCCGAAGATATACTTCTCTATTATACTGCCTAATTTAAAACCTGCGATCGCTACTGTACTGATAATCAAATTCGTAAGCATCTACAATGATTTCTATACACCGCAGCTGTATATGCAGGATGAGAATCTGCTGGTAGTATCTACAGTACTATACAAATATATCAGTTCCACAAAGATACAGTGGGAGGTAGTATTCTCCGGTATAATCCTCTGCATAATACCTACACTGCTGATATTCCTGCTGCTGCAGAAATACATTTACAGTGGTCTAGTATCAGGTGCTGTAAAGGAATAG
- a CDS encoding esterase/lipase family protein, producing MRKIRLLLDQLLILALCNSTVLWAIVPLASWIKVFIVSGLILFYLIYLLSAGGRTDKDKKLSRIAKGSFLIDGAVISLVLHTAAILAFIIIGGSGLWRQLINGLAGYALISFTAFVGIIRLLISSKQVNAVKYISLMFTWYIPVVNILVLKNISKSAKKEFRFEQAKQELDDLRKENEVCKTKYPILMVHGIFFRDWQMFNYWGRVPKELVRNGAEIYYGCQQSANLISVSAGELRDKIEEVIRETGAEKINIIAHSKGGLDSRYAISKLGMDKYVASLVTINTPHYGCNFVDDILAKVPDGLLRFVAKRYNKLFTVLGDTAPDFEKGLRELTHTNCAKLDTELPDDPDIYYLSVMSVMKNVFSAGFPLNLGYILNRKDGTGNDGLVVKESALRGENTLMINHNGNRGLSHGDMIDLFRENIDGFDVREFYVGIVKDLKERGL from the coding sequence GTGAGAAAGATAAGACTATTATTAGATCAGCTTCTTATACTCGCTTTATGTAATTCTACTGTCTTGTGGGCGATCGTTCCTTTGGCATCATGGATCAAGGTATTTATAGTTTCAGGTCTGATACTTTTTTATTTGATATACCTTTTAAGTGCAGGAGGTCGTACCGATAAGGATAAGAAACTCAGCCGTATTGCTAAAGGGTCTTTCCTTATAGACGGCGCCGTGATATCCCTTGTATTACATACTGCAGCGATACTCGCTTTTATAATTATCGGCGGCTCAGGTTTATGGCGGCAGCTCATAAACGGGCTTGCAGGTTACGCATTGATCTCATTTACGGCTTTTGTAGGTATTATCAGGCTGCTGATATCTTCAAAGCAGGTCAATGCTGTGAAGTACATATCACTGATGTTTACGTGGTATATACCAGTGGTGAATATACTGGTGCTCAAAAATATTTCAAAGTCAGCCAAAAAGGAATTTCGTTTTGAGCAGGCTAAGCAGGAACTTGATGATCTGCGTAAGGAAAATGAGGTCTGTAAGACAAAATACCCCATACTTATGGTACACGGCATTTTTTTTCGTGACTGGCAGATGTTCAATTATTGGGGAAGAGTACCTAAGGAGCTTGTACGTAATGGTGCAGAGATATATTATGGATGTCAGCAGTCTGCTAATCTGATATCCGTAAGTGCAGGAGAACTACGGGATAAGATAGAAGAAGTCATAAGGGAGACCGGCGCAGAGAAGATCAACATCATAGCACATTCCAAAGGTGGTCTGGATTCAAGATACGCTATATCAAAACTGGGTATGGATAAATACGTTGCAAGCCTTGTGACGATAAATACACCGCACTACGGCTGTAATTTTGTTGATGATATACTTGCAAAGGTCCCGGATGGTCTGCTGAGATTTGTTGCAAAAAGATATAACAAGCTTTTTACGGTTCTTGGTGATACAGCGCCGGATTTTGAGAAAGGTCTGCGTGAGCTTACTCATACAAACTGTGCAAAGCTTGATACTGAACTTCCTGACGATCCGGATATATACTATCTTTCGGTGATGTCAGTTATGAAAAATGTGTTCTCTGCTGGATTTCCGCTCAACCTGGGCTATATACTGAACCGCAAGGATGGCACAGGTAATGATGGACTTGTTGTAAAGGAATCTGCACTTCGCGGCGAGAATACACTTATGATAAACCATAACGGAAACCGTGGTCTTTCTCATGGAGACATGATAGATCTGTTTCGTGAAAATATTGATGGTTTTGACGTGCGCGAGTTTTATGTCGGCATAGTCAAAGATCTTAAAGAAAGAGGATTGTAA
- a CDS encoding ABC transporter substrate-binding protein, producing MNKKRIISAMLASVVTMSAMAAFTGCSTGKESDSKSAKKTKDGKTVLEVVTHRTDRVDDGSLDEMTKAFEEANNCDVQYVAYQDYTGTIATRMGTDDYGDVLMIPDDVDLKDLGNFFEPLGTYDEMSATYRWADRKMDSDKNVYGIAYGGNAVGVLYNKKVWSDAGITSSPKTPDEFLDDLQQIADKTDAIPYYTQYADASWTITQWQSLVMSASGDPEYENKLLIDKLDLFAEDGGYYPVYKLMFDLFSSPSLIEEDHMTTEWESSKVWMGEGKIGTMMMGSWAIAQFREQAANPDDIGYMPVPITAPDGKQYAETAPDYCVGVSKHCADKALAKKYVEWFTGESGFAEKEGMIPAKKDSELPDNLSEFNGAEFFEKASTPEELVGKFDEIDTKSGVGIWSGDTDNFKIKLAEAAFAGKGEDEFKAIISAEDKKWAEARDEIMG from the coding sequence ATGAACAAGAAAAGGATCATTTCTGCTATGCTTGCAAGTGTTGTTACTATGAGTGCTATGGCTGCATTTACAGGCTGCAGTACAGGAAAAGAAAGTGACAGCAAGTCAGCTAAAAAAACTAAGGACGGTAAAACTGTACTTGAGGTCGTAACGCACCGTACTGATCGTGTTGATGATGGAAGTCTTGATGAGATGACCAAAGCATTTGAGGAAGCTAACAACTGCGATGTACAGTATGTTGCATATCAGGATTACACAGGCACTATCGCAACAAGAATGGGAACCGACGATTACGGTGATGTTCTGATGATCCCTGATGATGTTGATCTGAAGGATCTTGGAAATTTCTTTGAACCACTTGGTACTTATGATGAAATGAGCGCCACATATCGCTGGGCTGACAGAAAGATGGACTCTGATAAAAATGTGTACGGCATCGCTTATGGCGGAAATGCTGTTGGAGTACTTTATAACAAGAAAGTCTGGAGTGATGCAGGTATAACTTCTTCACCCAAAACTCCTGATGAATTTCTCGATGACCTTCAGCAGATAGCAGACAAAACAGATGCTATACCATACTATACTCAGTATGCGGATGCAAGCTGGACGATAACCCAGTGGCAGAGTCTTGTTATGTCAGCATCAGGAGATCCTGAGTATGAAAACAAGCTGCTGATAGACAAGCTTGATCTCTTTGCTGAAGACGGCGGATACTATCCTGTATATAAACTTATGTTTGATTTATTCTCCTCTCCATCCCTGATCGAGGAGGACCACATGACAACTGAGTGGGAATCCTCGAAGGTGTGGATGGGTGAAGGTAAGATAGGTACTATGATGATGGGATCATGGGCTATCGCACAGTTCCGTGAACAGGCTGCTAATCCCGATGACATCGGTTATATGCCTGTTCCTATAACTGCACCAGATGGTAAACAGTACGCTGAAACTGCGCCTGACTATTGTGTAGGTGTAAGCAAGCACTGCGCTGATAAAGCCCTGGCTAAGAAATACGTTGAATGGTTTACAGGCGAATCAGGCTTTGCTGAAAAAGAAGGCATGATCCCTGCAAAGAAAGACTCTGAACTACCTGATAATCTATCCGAATTTAACGGTGCCGAATTCTTTGAAAAGGCTTCTACACCAGAAGAACTGGTCGGCAAATTCGATGAGATAGACACTAAGTCAGGCGTAGGAATTTGGAGCGGTGATACCGATAATTTCAAAATAAAACTTGCTGAAGCAGCATTTGCAGGCAAAGGTGAAGATGAATTTAAAGCAATAATATCTGCCGAAGACAAAAAGTGGGCTGAAGCACGAGATGAAATCATGGGTTAA
- a CDS encoding cation diffusion facilitator family transporter, whose amino-acid sequence MNDNTKPDTLAQDRDKVIIHTSIIGIMTNVFLSAFKAVIGIISNSIAVTLDAVNNLSDAISSIITIVGTKLAGKLPNKKHPLGYGRIEYLSAMIVSGIVLYAGITSAVESIKKIIHPEKPEYKIISLIIIAVAVLVKIILGKYVKKKGEQVNSGSLVASGSDAMFDAVLSGSVLISAIIYMISGLSLEAFVGVIISAFIIKAGIEMMIETLNEIIGIRADKEKTDKIKALLSEDDEVRGAYDLIMYNFGPDTDFASVHLELPDTMKAREIDKLTRRLEKKVYKETGVVLAAVGVYSYNTGNDEAADIQNDVRERVMAHDWAVQFHGFYVDTEAKEMTFDIVMSFDIRPKEGIDIIYSELKAAYPDYEIQIAPDVDITD is encoded by the coding sequence ATGAATGATAATACTAAACCAGATACTCTAGCTCAGGATCGAGATAAAGTGATAATTCATACCAGTATTATCGGGATAATGACAAATGTATTTCTCTCAGCATTTAAAGCTGTTATAGGGATCATATCCAATTCCATAGCTGTAACACTGGATGCTGTAAATAATTTGTCTGATGCCATATCTTCGATTATTACAATAGTTGGTACAAAACTTGCGGGAAAGCTACCCAACAAGAAACACCCCCTGGGTTATGGCAGGATAGAGTATCTCAGCGCAATGATCGTTTCGGGAATAGTGCTTTACGCAGGTATAACATCCGCAGTGGAGTCGATAAAGAAAATCATTCACCCTGAAAAACCGGAATATAAAATTATTTCACTGATCATAATTGCAGTAGCAGTATTGGTGAAGATCATCCTGGGAAAATACGTAAAAAAGAAGGGAGAGCAAGTCAATTCAGGTTCACTTGTAGCATCAGGGTCTGATGCCATGTTTGATGCTGTTCTTTCGGGATCGGTACTTATTTCTGCAATAATATATATGATCAGCGGACTTTCTCTTGAAGCATTTGTCGGTGTAATAATATCTGCTTTTATTATAAAGGCAGGTATTGAAATGATGATAGAAACACTCAACGAGATTATAGGTATAAGGGCTGACAAAGAAAAAACCGATAAAATCAAAGCACTGCTTTCTGAAGATGATGAAGTAAGAGGTGCTTATGATCTGATAATGTATAATTTTGGACCTGATACGGATTTCGCCTCTGTTCATCTTGAACTGCCCGATACAATGAAAGCAAGAGAGATAGACAAACTTACCAGAAGACTTGAAAAGAAGGTATATAAGGAAACAGGTGTAGTTCTGGCAGCTGTTGGCGTTTATTCTTATAATACAGGAAATGATGAGGCAGCTGATATCCAGAATGATGTGCGCGAGCGTGTTATGGCACATGACTGGGCAGTCCAGTTCCACGGATTTTATGTAGATACAGAAGCTAAAGAGATGACTTTTGATATAGTGATGAGTTTTGATATAAGACCCAAGGAAGGAATCGATATAATTTACAGCGAGCTTAAAGCTGCATATCCGGATTATGAAATTCAGATAGCACCTGACGTGGATATAACAGATTAA
- a CDS encoding DnaD domain protein, translating to MDYCFEADSWGASFSFPWAAAAGHLKSCSEAQIKILLCILAGPRYTDSSSLAELSGYSESDVDEAVAYWHKAGVIYVNGEKSAPVKSEATHKFSGKNEPVSVVESVKPTKASAVERKITVKYSQREMLQKAENDAALKSLINEIQSLQFSINGSELAKLIELYELYKFDAPSILLAADHCRAAGKCSIAYLHTVMINWYNEGINTYAEVEQAIITSAERRSFENKILGIFGMENKPSKKQQQYMSEWKRLGFNFDLIELAYNKCLDTKSKLSFSYIDGILKNWANSGITSVEQAEDSDIQHKKKYSAVSEDKPSYDLNEYENFARNYDFGDAPWNNRKDGDQ from the coding sequence ATGGATTATTGTTTTGAAGCCGATAGCTGGGGAGCGTCATTCAGCTTTCCGTGGGCTGCCGCTGCCGGACATTTAAAAAGCTGCAGCGAAGCCCAGATAAAAATACTTCTTTGTATCCTTGCCGGTCCGAGATATACTGATTCTTCATCTTTAGCGGAATTATCAGGTTACTCTGAATCCGATGTCGATGAAGCAGTGGCTTATTGGCATAAAGCAGGAGTAATATATGTCAATGGAGAAAAGTCTGCTCCCGTTAAGTCTGAAGCAACTCATAAATTTTCCGGAAAGAACGAACCTGTATCTGTTGTAGAGTCTGTAAAACCTACTAAGGCATCTGCTGTTGAGCGAAAGATTACGGTAAAATACTCGCAGCGCGAGATGCTTCAAAAAGCTGAGAATGATGCTGCGCTTAAAAGTCTTATAAATGAGATCCAATCTTTGCAGTTCTCTATAAATGGAAGTGAGCTTGCCAAGCTTATCGAGCTTTATGAACTTTATAAATTCGATGCACCTTCTATACTTCTTGCTGCAGACCATTGTCGGGCAGCAGGGAAGTGCAGTATAGCCTATCTGCATACTGTTATGATAAACTGGTATAATGAAGGTATCAATACTTACGCAGAGGTAGAGCAGGCGATAATAACCTCTGCTGAGCGCCGAAGCTTTGAAAATAAGATACTGGGTATTTTCGGCATGGAAAACAAGCCTTCAAAAAAACAACAGCAGTATATGTCTGAGTGGAAAAGACTCGGCTTTAATTTTGATCTCATTGAACTTGCATATAATAAATGTCTTGATACAAAAAGTAAGCTGAGTTTTAGTTATATAGACGGAATACTTAAAAATTGGGCAAACAGCGGCATCACCAGCGTAGAACAGGCTGAGGATTCCGATATACAGCATAAAAAGAAATATTCTGCGGTAAGCGAGGACAAGCCTTCTTATGATCTTAATGAGTATGAGAATTTTGCGAGAAACTATGATTTCGGTGACGCTCCGTGGAATAACAGAAAGGATGGAGATCAATGA
- a CDS encoding carbohydrate ABC transporter permease → MKTKNKRSVSLGQWLKTYEGQKLYVSILFLLVPVALLLIFTFIPAANMVGYSFQERDQFGVDPKFVGFDNYKTIFTNPDYFITFKNSLYYLAGSFVQQIVALLIASILCSKIKAKGLFKGVLFFPYLMNGVAVSIIFLRFFTKGNPPLTQEGTLNSVLTLLGIEPVRWFDPANTILVNCCLVFVSIWRYIGFDIIMYIGAIQSINPDLYEASNLDGANPWQQFRYIVFPSIKPIVSLQLILAVKGAISVFEIPYIITGGNYGSSTFVIKTIETAFKKKQVGLACAMAVVLLIIIIIVTLIQKYFFREGDEKPTKSVKKEAD, encoded by the coding sequence ATGAAAACCAAAAACAAAAGGTCGGTAAGCTTAGGACAATGGCTAAAGACCTATGAAGGACAGAAACTATACGTTTCAATATTATTCTTACTGGTACCGGTTGCGCTGCTGCTGATATTTACCTTTATACCGGCTGCTAACATGGTCGGTTACAGCTTTCAGGAACGGGATCAGTTCGGAGTAGATCCTAAATTTGTCGGATTTGACAACTACAAAACCATTTTTACTAATCCGGATTACTTCATTACATTCAAAAATAGCCTGTACTACCTTGCAGGCTCATTTGTACAGCAGATCGTGGCTCTGCTGATAGCCTCAATACTCTGCTCTAAGATAAAGGCTAAAGGACTTTTTAAAGGGGTTCTGTTTTTTCCATACCTTATGAACGGTGTAGCTGTCAGCATAATATTCCTGAGATTTTTCACAAAGGGAAATCCACCGCTGACTCAGGAGGGTACACTTAACAGTGTGCTAACACTGCTCGGGATCGAACCTGTTCGATGGTTCGACCCTGCGAATACTATTCTTGTCAATTGCTGTCTTGTATTCGTATCAATATGGAGATACATAGGCTTTGATATCATAATGTACATCGGGGCGATACAGTCTATAAACCCGGATCTATACGAGGCATCGAACCTTGATGGTGCAAACCCGTGGCAGCAGTTTAGATATATAGTTTTTCCAAGCATAAAACCAATAGTATCTTTGCAGCTTATACTTGCGGTAAAGGGCGCAATATCAGTATTTGAGATACCATATATAATCACAGGCGGAAATTACGGAAGCTCCACATTTGTAATCAAGACGATCGAGACCGCATTCAAGAAAAAGCAGGTCGGCTTAGCCTGTGCGATGGCTGTGGTACTGTTGATAATAATCATCATTGTCACGCTGATACAGAAGTATTTCTTCCGCGAAGGCGATGAAAAGCCGACAAAGTCAGTTAAAAAGGAGGCAGACTGA
- a CDS encoding endonuclease MutS2: MGLENINHEILELDKVLEMLSEHCSSKDSRQAALAVRPSDDLYTVRTEVAKTASALNMSIKNGTPAFYSINNVSASLNRAKAGGTLSLGELLEIKKVLGQTNELCRWFDQNEDKNTPLSYLFEQLFPNKSLWQRLETAILDSENLSDDASPELRSIRNKIAKAGLKIRETLDKMIKSPSTQKYLQESIVTMRDGRFVVPVKTEFKGNVGGLVHGTSATGSTLFIEPISVVEANNEVRILQGKEQDEIHRILTDFSKECAMMQPQIESSYDAAVKLDLYFAKANLAAKMRAVDPEISDDGIIVLNKARHPLIDENKVVPINFRSGTDYNVLVITGPNTGGKTVTLKTVGLLTLMTMCGLMIPASDGCKISVYKNILADIGDRQSIQQSLSTFSSHMGKVKDIIDKADHESLVLIDELGSGTDPVEGAALAVSIIERLRQVGATVVTTTHYQEIKMYALDTDGVENASCEFDVDTMRPTYKLVIGSPGKSNAFAISKNLGIDDDIIDYAKSLISEENRRFEHIIDDLEKARISLEENNLLAEKYRKEAESLRNELDEQKQKFMEEKEFELEKARRQASDIVNRVQRESQALVDELDKLRKEKEKTGFTQKAIDARQKQRSTMNKLYLEANPVTQQTDEDYVLPRPLKKGDTVLITDTKRNGIVVTPPDDKGMCFVQTGIMKTKIDVKKLRLVEKQQPAKTSQKQQTKKKRGVSTKGVESRMTRRFSTELDIRGYASDEGIHEMDSFIDNCVMSGISMVTIIHGIGTGVLKNAVRNHLRRHPSVKSYRPGVYGEGEDGVTIIELK, from the coding sequence ATGGGACTAGAAAACATAAATCATGAGATCCTTGAACTTGACAAAGTTCTTGAAATGCTTTCAGAGCATTGTTCAAGCAAGGACAGCAGACAGGCAGCTCTTGCTGTGAGACCATCAGACGATCTTTACACAGTGCGAACTGAGGTAGCGAAGACAGCAAGTGCACTGAATATGTCCATAAAAAATGGTACACCTGCCTTTTATAGCATAAATAATGTATCCGCAAGCCTGAACAGAGCAAAGGCAGGCGGAACACTATCTCTGGGAGAACTGCTGGAGATAAAAAAAGTACTTGGTCAGACTAACGAGCTTTGCAGATGGTTTGACCAGAACGAAGACAAGAACACTCCCCTTTCATATCTGTTTGAGCAGCTATTCCCTAACAAGTCGCTGTGGCAGAGACTTGAAACTGCAATACTAGACAGTGAAAATCTTTCTGATGATGCAAGCCCCGAGCTCAGATCGATAAGAAACAAGATCGCCAAGGCAGGATTAAAAATACGGGAGACTCTTGATAAAATGATAAAATCTCCGTCAACGCAGAAATACCTTCAGGAATCTATCGTAACAATGCGCGACGGAAGGTTCGTTGTACCTGTCAAGACAGAATTCAAAGGAAATGTCGGCGGCCTGGTACATGGAACTTCAGCAACTGGTTCAACGCTTTTCATTGAACCTATATCTGTAGTTGAAGCTAATAACGAAGTTAGGATACTACAAGGCAAGGAACAGGATGAGATCCACCGTATACTAACGGATTTTTCCAAAGAATGCGCTATGATGCAGCCTCAGATAGAATCCAGTTATGATGCCGCTGTTAAGCTGGACTTATATTTTGCAAAAGCTAACCTTGCAGCAAAAATGAGAGCAGTTGATCCTGAAATATCCGACGATGGAATAATAGTGCTAAATAAGGCAAGACATCCTCTTATCGACGAGAACAAAGTGGTACCGATAAATTTCCGATCTGGTACCGACTACAATGTTCTTGTTATAACAGGACCTAACACAGGCGGTAAAACAGTTACACTGAAAACTGTCGGCTTACTGACGCTGATGACTATGTGCGGACTGATGATACCTGCATCTGATGGATGTAAGATATCGGTATACAAAAATATTCTTGCAGATATCGGTGACAGGCAATCCATTCAGCAGAGTCTTTCAACATTCTCATCCCATATGGGCAAAGTCAAGGATATCATAGACAAAGCTGACCATGAAAGTCTTGTACTGATAGACGAACTTGGCTCAGGAACCGACCCTGTGGAAGGTGCAGCCTTAGCAGTATCCATAATCGAAAGACTCAGACAGGTTGGCGCAACAGTCGTTACAACAACTCATTATCAGGAGATCAAAATGTATGCCCTTGATACTGACGGAGTCGAAAACGCTTCATGCGAATTTGATGTTGATACTATGCGTCCTACCTATAAGCTTGTCATAGGTTCACCTGGCAAGTCAAATGCATTTGCAATATCGAAGAATCTCGGTATAGACGATGATATAATAGATTATGCGAAATCTCTTATATCCGAAGAAAACAGACGTTTTGAACATATCATAGATGATCTTGAAAAGGCAAGGATAAGCCTTGAAGAAAATAATCTTCTTGCCGAAAAATACAGAAAAGAAGCTGAAAGCCTAAGGAATGAACTTGATGAACAAAAACAGAAGTTCATGGAAGAAAAGGAGTTCGAGCTTGAAAAAGCTAGACGCCAGGCAAGTGATATAGTTAACAGAGTTCAGAGGGAATCCCAGGCATTAGTTGATGAACTGGATAAACTCCGAAAAGAAAAAGAAAAGACCGGTTTTACACAAAAAGCCATTGATGCACGTCAGAAACAGCGTTCTACAATGAATAAGCTTTATCTGGAAGCTAACCCTGTCACTCAGCAGACTGACGAAGACTATGTTCTTCCAAGACCCCTCAAAAAAGGCGATACCGTACTAATTACGGATACCAAGCGCAACGGCATCGTAGTAACTCCTCCGGATGATAAGGGTATGTGCTTTGTTCAGACAGGCATAATGAAGACAAAGATAGATGTCAAAAAACTTCGTCTTGTTGAAAAACAGCAGCCTGCAAAAACTTCTCAGAAACAACAGACAAAGAAAAAGCGCGGGGTATCCACCAAGGGCGTTGAGAGCCGTATGACAAGGCGCTTCTCAACAGAGCTTGATATAAGAGGTTATGCAAGTGATGAGGGTATCCATGAGATGGACAGCTTTATAGATAACTGTGTAATGTCAGGTATCAGCATGGTGACTATCATTCACGGCATCGGTACAGGAGTACTAAAAAACGCTGTGAGAAATCATCTGCGAAGACATCCGTCGGTCAAATCCTACAGACCGGGAGTATACGGCGAGGGCGAAGACGGTGTAACCATCATAGAACTTAAATAA
- a CDS encoding ATP-binding protein — translation MRYTENAFDLAELELRARQDKAEEEHQRRLMEISEKAPEIYRMYSESIRLNYALLGNIGKGRSGADISKKIAEIKDKNITLRRTMHEMLKACGYPEDYLQMHYQCEVCRDSGYHDGVRCECMKKLLKKYTTEEINSHCSIELHDFADFRPEYYSDIPVNGEIPREKMLSIYENCKNYALHFEADTSSMIFYGKTGLGKTFLSSCIAKELIDQGWNVVYGSLLKLMRQVEDERFNRTTGDTMSIMLESDLLILDDLGSEFQTQFTDSVLYELINERINERRPIIISTNLSIKELNKKYNDRIVSRITGCFRPSFFVGNDVRLVKLRNGIK, via the coding sequence ATGAGATATACGGAGAATGCTTTCGATCTTGCCGAACTTGAACTCAGGGCACGGCAGGATAAAGCAGAGGAGGAGCATCAGCGCAGACTTATGGAGATATCTGAAAAAGCTCCGGAGATATACCGTATGTACAGTGAATCTATCAGACTTAATTATGCGCTTCTCGGAAATATTGGAAAAGGGAGGAGCGGTGCGGATATCTCAAAGAAGATAGCTGAGATAAAGGATAAGAATATAACACTTCGCCGTACTATGCATGAGATGCTAAAAGCCTGCGGCTATCCTGAGGATTATCTTCAAATGCATTATCAGTGTGAGGTATGCCGCGATTCAGGTTATCATGACGGTGTAAGATGCGAGTGTATGAAAAAGCTACTGAAGAAATATACTACAGAGGAGATAAACTCTCACTGTTCTATTGAACTTCATGATTTTGCAGACTTTCGGCCTGAATACTACAGTGATATTCCCGTTAACGGAGAGATCCCCAGGGAGAAAATGCTTAGTATATATGAAAACTGTAAGAATTATGCTCTTCATTTTGAAGCAGATACAAGCTCTATGATTTTTTATGGCAAGACAGGTCTTGGTAAGACATTTCTTTCATCATGTATCGCAAAAGAGCTTATTGATCAGGGGTGGAACGTAGTATATGGTTCACTGCTGAAGCTGATGAGGCAAGTTGAGGATGAACGCTTCAATAGAACAACAGGAGACACTATGAGTATTATGCTTGAATCTGATCTTTTGATCCTTGATGATCTTGGTTCAGAATTTCAGACACAATTCACTGATTCAGTACTGTATGAGCTTATAAACGAACGAATTAATGAACGCAGACCGATCATTATCTCAACCAACCTGAGCATCAAGGAACTGAACAAAAAGTATAATGATAGGATAGTTTCGCGTATAACAGGCTGTTTCAGACCTTCTTTCTTTGTCGGTAATGATGTCAGACTTGTTAAACTGAGAAACGGTATCAAATAG